In Ammospiza nelsoni isolate bAmmNel1 chromosome 11, bAmmNel1.pri, whole genome shotgun sequence, the genomic window TACAACCCTCAAAACATAAGTTTATTGAATAAAGCTGAAGAGCAGTAAACCAACATATGCATCCacctaaataaaaaaaaaaaatcacatatttaCAAAGTTCAGTAATTGTATAAGTTGTTCACATGCAGAGAGTAATGCACAGGTTAACAATTGGTAGTGTTTGGATGCCATAAACGCTAAAAGCAGTGAAGTAGATAAACACCAAACACATCAAGTTTAGCTATAGGCCAGTTAACTAAACAGTGACCTGGTCCCCCACAAAGATTCACACATTCTAGTTTAGTTTCCTCATGATAGGCACAAGCAAGTTTGCTAAATAAAAGTAACTGTAGCAGTTCTGGAGAACTCGGGACTACAGTAGCAAGTTAATACACCCTCTCCTCTACAGCACCAGAGTATGGATTAATTGAAACCATGCTTCAGAGAACTGAAAGGGGACAGAAAGTACAAATGTAACTTCAGACTGAAGGCAGGCAGCGTGTAGTGTctgtgcagcagtgccagagctgggacaggacagTAAGGCCATGGCAGGCTGCGGTAACACTGGCTCTCAGaacagaggggacagggctgctcccagggctgcaaaCCGCGTGAGGTGAGGAGTCACACACAGTGTGAGGCAACACAAGCAGCTGCACATGGATCTGCACACACCAGGAGCCACACTGACACTGCTGATGAACAAACCAGTCTCAACAAGGCTGTCCCTTTAAATATGCTGAAGTCACTGAGAAAGTAAAGCTACAGAAACGTTACAGTCTTGAGTTTATACACACTTCCCTAAGCTGCAGGAGCTAGTCAAGAGACAGGATCGATTCATTGGCTCTCTTGTGCTTTGACACAGCAAAACATTTCATTGCATGTGACAGGCTTTGCACATGGTTACATCGAGAAAGCAGGCGGGTCTAGAGTTGTCACAATAGCCCAGGTATTCCATAGCACCAGGTGAAACTGTGCCCAGCCAttccaggagcaggagagaCACTGACAATTACACACAGATTGTGCTAAAGGTCAACAACTGCCTCGATACAAGAGCATCAGTAATTTGGGTGTCATGCAGCTGCTCAGAATGCATGTTCTGGTTTCAGAGAGAGACCACGAGAATCTGGAGatagaaaaatgtatttgaacACAGCCTGATGTTCCTAGCGATTTGTTTTCATGCTggaatactccaatttttgAAAGTTTGACAGAACAGTCCATTCCCATCCCCCACGTAAATGTTAAACAGAAGCAACAGAATGATTTTAAACAGATGACTTTCCTAATTCATCACGagagttttctttttcaagtgaCAGGATCTCAGCTGTAGATTAGTGATGCTGATCTATGCCTTGTGCTCCCCTCTGCAAACAGTTTCCATTTCTCTGCTTACATACACACATCACATGCATCTGTGAGATCAATCAGTATCCCACAATTCACGCTTAAATGTTTTCTAACTACTGTATGTGGCATCTTATAGAATCTTAATGCTGTCAAGCATCAGCATCTTCAAGCCACTAaacactagaaataaaacacttGCTGAAAATCATATAAAAACCTGGCCCTGAAAAACCAGAACAGAGTGTACCATCGTAGTTAACATGGTAGagatatttctttaaaaagcccCCCCACAACCCTCCCACCACAGATGgttgtaaaataaatatttgtgctGACTTTATCATGACAACTCTAGTTGTTTTGTGACAGAATAGGAATACAAGTCTTCAGCAGTGCACATGAGAAATGAACCGTGAAAAGGCAGATTCTTCATACAGGATTTTGGGGTAGTATCTCATTATGGAGGGAAGTGGACAATTGAGATTATGGCCAACTGGTACTGGAGATTCCAGGAAGACTTCAGCTTCTTCTAGATTTTGAATGCTGAATAAGCCACTGAAGCGTGATATCTacaggagagagaagagaagtTCCACATTCAAGTGTCTATATTGGTATAAGTGATAAGGCTTTGGTATTCCAGTGTCCCCAACACAGGACAGGAATATCCCAGCCCTTCTCTAGAGGATGGCCAGGGCACATGAACACAATGATTTTCTGGATGTTTGCTGTCCTTGCTTTGATCCTGTAACTGCTCAGCATCCTTTAGGTAACAATGACAGGCACTGCCCCACACATCCTGGTTCCTCAGTCCAGCCCATTGCTAGGAATAAGATATTCCTTCATGGGACACTTCACTGTGGCTCCAATAATTAGTTTTAGATCAGCAGTGCTCTGTTCAGCCAGCCTGCAGCTCgtgccctgctgagcacagagctggtttAGCCTGTGGTACAAGGCATTgtgctcctccctgcctggaaGAGGCTCTCCTAAGGAAGGGAAAGGCCCTGCCTTTTACCTTGTGTTAAGCCTTGTGTGGATCGCCACAGAAAGGAGCCTCTGCTTCCATCCAGCATGTCTGAACATTTAACTGATGCTAAGGTGACAGGGGCTTCTTGGAAGCCACAACTGCTCCACAGACTATTCCATTTTCCTAGAAAGAAGCTTTTTCCCCTATAAAGCCATCCTGGTATCCTTTAGAGCTTCTCCTGAGAGCATCACCCTTAAGTTTCCTCATCAGCAAACTCCTGTTACCCTGGCAATGCACCAGTGTTAATCCCATGGCAGCCATGGAAGGCACCAGGAAAAGGGTGGAAAGTGTtgttaaattctgttttcactCAGCTGAGATGACTCAGTTTACTCACAAAGCTTATGGCAAATACCAGAGATTACAGGACATGGTTTCTGTTTGAACTCCTCAAGTTCTGAAGCATAATATGATGTCTGTGCCAGAAAAAGGCACTGTTTGGCTGCAGGGGACTGGCAGGTGCCACAACACAAACTGCTCTGATAACACAGCAAGGGAAGGTGATTATTTCAAGGGAAATAATCTTGGGGAATAAACTTGAGGAAAAACTTGCTGTGAGGACTTGGCATCCTGACCAAGTGAGGCAGAGGTGAGAGCACCTGACAGAAGTATAAAATCATTCAGGCCAAGCCAATGGACTAGTCAGCTCTTTCCTGCAAGCTGAGTGAAGAAAGGAGCAGATTTTACAGGGACTGGCATTTTTGGTAACTACAGCCCCTAAAACTTTAACTCCAGTCAGGCTTCCTCACTGCCATCAGGAGTCATACTGAATTTAACTGGTCTTTGATTTGTTCCTGGTTTCCTGAAGACAAGAAGTTTAAGAACTTAAAATCCCCCCAGTCCACCCTCTGACAGCACTTCATAATTCTCAGTGGTTTGGGTTAATAGTTACCTATATTATCTTTCTCTTTGCAAGAAATTGAGTAGCAGCATATTTCTCTGTCCTGAATAGCAGCAAGATTCCTAGGAAAGAGAGAACAGGTCAGCACACATTTCACTGACACAAGGACTCTTACTGACAgtctgagctgctcctcctccccttccccacacAACTTGTTCTGTACAATATTCAGTTACCTGCTGTTGCTGGGTTTTCCACTCATAAATGTGAGCTTCCTGATCTAATAACAACCCTATGTACACTAATTTATTGAGGAAGAGAAATGTTTCTTAGCAAGGGTTAGACTTACATCTTTTCAATTAGCTGTTTCTCATCCAAAGCATTAGGAAGGTCTCTCTTATTTCCAAGTACTAGAACCTGAAATCCAGAGAAGGAAATGATTGTAGCTTTGCTTTAGAAAACCCTAAACAGACAAAAACCCcaatcaaaaccagaaaaccaacAAACTTCAAGGGAGTCTCATGAGCAGTGTGGATCTGTCTGTTAAATCTAATGGAATAAGATATTCACAGTTAAACCAGATCAATAAAGAAGACTGACCTAGTCACAGGGAAACAGGGGGTACAAATAAACTGTTCTGTGCAAAGAGCAAGCAAGAGAATATGTCAGCTGATAAATCTGAAAACGTTTGCAGCACACTCATTGAGATTCCCCAAACTTACTCTACAGTTCTGTACTACACTGTGGTTAACCTTTAGTCAACAGCACAAACTCATACTGTGGAATCCTCTAAACTTCTGCCTTAATTGTATTTATTATGTTTTGGGAGCACTGAGTGAAATAAGACCACTGAAGGTCAATAATTGGTTTGAGGCACTGGGGGCAGGCACTGTCCATGCCTATACTGACCAGTAAGGTTGGGCCTTATAATTCAGAGTTCAAGGCAGACTTCAGAGTTGCTCAAGAGTGCACATTCCTCAGAGACATTTAATGGTGTCTAAGGTGATGTTACTTACAGGGATTCCTTGTAGCTGGGGCTTATCTAGAAGATTGTGCAGCTCATTCCGAGAGGCTTCTATTTTGTCACGATCTGCAGCATCTACCATGTAGCTTTAAAGAGAATTTCAGGTTAGGTCAGCGAcactgagctcctgcagaaacatcactttttttttttttcctttacactgCCAGGTTTGGGCACATTCAACAAGGCTTTCAACAAAGCTAGGCCTTCTGAGCAAAGAATttagttctttaaaaaaaaaattctccaagACCAGAGCAGAAGGAAGATGCTTTGAGTCAGCACTGCCACCCAGTTCAGACAGGGAGGAGTTAGTACTCCAGATCAGACACTGATAACACACCCCATCTGAGCCCTGAACTGAAGGGTGAACAAGGTCAGTGTGGTTGCAGGGCAGGTTCAGAACCACAAGGAGAACTACAGAGTGAGGCATGCAGTGTTAGGGAGGCTCCCAGAGAAGGAAGCCCGTGtgaaggaagcagagctgaaggAAGGACACTTACACAATAGCATTAACTCCTCTGCAATATCGCTCCCACATGCTCCGGAATCGGGGCTGCCCTCCTATATCCCAAATCTTAAGGCAAGGGGAGAAAGACAATTTAGCCATGCACTGTGTTCAAACATGTCAGGCAAAGATAAGACAAGAAATCActacagtttttcctttctccttaaGCAGCTGCTTGACCCCTCCCATGCTAAAACAGGAATAatcccctgcacagctgctcagagcttagggccagcagcaggaggtgcaAACTGATGTAACAGCATCCTGTGTATGAAGGTTACACACTGAGCTACACAAGAAAACACAATGTATTCACTTCAAAATCCTTCCCCTAAGCAAACTGATGAGCAGGAAAGCAGCATCTCTGGGCCTCAAACACTCAGATCTAAACCAGACAGCATCATCACAACAATGCTTTAGCTAGTCCATGAACCTGGGAATCACACACAGATTCTCATTTCAGAAACCCCATAAATAAACATAAATGTCTTCTTAAGCTACTGACAGATTTAGCTGAGCCTCTTCAGTGTTCTACATTTGCCTCAAGGCTGGAAGCAAAACAGAGCAAACATGTAAGTTTCAAACTAGAACCTAAAGAAAACAGTCAACAATGGCAACATACCTTTATTGTAACATTACCCTTTGTAACCTTCCTCATGTTGAAGCCCACAGTAGGAATCATATCTTCACTGAATTGACCtgactggaaaaaa contains:
- the ARL8B gene encoding ADP-ribosylation factor-like protein 8B, which gives rise to MLALLSRLLDWFRSLFWKEEMELTLVGLQYSGKTTFVNVIASGQFSEDMIPTVGFNMRKVTKGNVTIKIWDIGGQPRFRSMWERYCRGVNAIVYMVDAADRDKIEASRNELHNLLDKPQLQGIPVLVLGNKRDLPNALDEKQLIEKMNLAAIQDREICCYSISCKEKDNIDITLQWLIQHSKSRRS